One Nicotiana tomentosiformis chromosome 1, ASM39032v3, whole genome shotgun sequence genomic window, tttttttctttcgaatttttatttcaaaaatgtgTTTGTTTATGAAATTCTGCAAGCTTTTGGAATTTTTTCGAAAATGAGTTCtttaaaaatcaaaattttcaaaaaattattttcccgatTCACAAAACTGTAATAGTTTTTTaagtgaaatgcatgtccaaacataatttcaaatactattttttaagttaacttcaaatactatatttttaaaaaaaaaataatttttatgtccaaacgcctacttagtTTTGAAAAAAGGACCCAAGAAGAACTTGAAGAATGAGGAAAAAAAACCTAATCCAAATCCTGACGTGTATTCAGCGTAAGTGAGTGTtccatgttccaacttttttCTAATACTTTTGGATCTCATTTATTAATTCTTTAATTCGAGATATAATGTAAACGAAGTGGACATCCGTTTTTTTTTGTCCGGTATTAAGGAGGAGCTACTTTCtaagaacaaaaaagaaaaaaatcattcacatgaaaaaggaaaaagaatagAAGCTATGCGTTATTTAGGAAATCAaatttaattacaataatttggattaaaataataattaaatagttGACAATCATCTATATcatcattttttatttatttatacaaaAGGAGTACAATTTACAAGTATTGAATTACAAAGTAAAAAAAACATGAGATGTCTACTCCTTAATTGTTTTTTTGTTGGGTTTTTTGGATTTTTCTCTTCAGCATGAGGTGTGCCCCTATAACAACAGTGTTGTCCAAAACTGCTGCTGGCCGTGGCGCCGAAATCATTGcgcctttcttttctttttcgttAAACACTGGAAATTCTAAAAGTTTGCTTTGAACGGTCAAGATACAAGTAATTTATGAAATATgttttaattttaatatattttctagTAAAGTCTAATTGCTCTCTCTGTCCAAATCATGTGGCAATTGTCTTGAAATTACACACTACTTCTTACAAATTTTTTTAAGATTAGAATTCATTTGATTACTCATATTCTAAAACTTAGTTTGATAATCAATCTAACTAACTTTTAGGCCACTAAAAATTCCCTAACATGATACTTATATATATAGTACTTGTGTAATTTTGTCAATGTCAAATTATTTCACAATCAATTACGAGTAATTATTTAaacttcttttatttttctttactacATAAAATATAACATTAAAGAAGTTCTGTATTAATCCTTGTGCCTATAAAAATCATCAGGAAATTAGACCGACCAAAATGTATTTTATATTGCTTCAGCTTTGACTGTCACACTCTTCGCATTTACCAACCCAAAAGATTTGTGAACAAAAATGTatgaaattaataaataaataaatgagatAGAGCAAAAATAAAAACAcctctctctttctttctctctctctcaatcAATATCAGGTTCTTCTTTCTCTCTGTATTTTTTCTCTCTCTCATCTCATGGTGATGGTATCATCTCCGCCACAATTTTTGTCGGAGAGCCGCCGGTGATCGGTGTCTTTCTCCATCTCCTCTACATTTTGATTCCGTCGGTAACCACCTTTATCTTGTtcatatttctctcatttttcttgTTTTGGGAAATTAGTTTAGCTCCGTTATTCTTCGCTGTAGATCCGTTTTCCATCTTTCGGTTTAAATTCCTATGGATCGGGTTGTTTATGGATCTGCTTAGATCTTTTTGTAAATTTTGATAATTCGTTATTGTCGggtttttaattattaaaaccGGCTGTTGCGTAATTTTGTTTATTGATTTTTACCTATTTTGAAACGGTCTTTTGGATTTGGTATTGTGTTATCttgtttaatttttttccttCTCTGATATCTGTATTTTCCATTTCTGTCATACCTGAAAAATATTCGCGCCGTTGCTAGTTTTCTTCCCCGATTTTTTCTCTTGTACGGAAAAGGTAGAGTTTGACCTCGTTAGTTTTCAAATCTATGTTAATTTTTCCTAGGTGGATGTTTAGGAATTTTGGTTTTCGTTTTTTTAGAAATATTTGTTGGAATCCAGCTGTGATTTTCAATCGGAGCTATTTCTGCTTTAGTATTTGTTATTGTGCTGTGACATTGATATTGAGCTGAAGTCGTGTATATTTGAACTGTTTGATTGGAGGTTTTGCCCCAAATATTATTTACTTTGATATGATTTATAATAAAGCGAACCTTTGTAGGATATGTGTTTAATGTTCTTGTTTTTGATACCATGTTGCTCAGGTGAATGACCTTTTGAGGTGATAAATAGTGAGCAAGCTTTTCTTGGAAATGGCTTCTGTGGGTTTAGCACCCACGTCGGGTTTGAGAGAATCCAGTGGCCATAATGCTGGGGTAGATAGGTTGCCTGAGGAGATGAATGACATGAGAATCAGGGATGATAAGGTCTGCATATTAAAGAGCATAgactttttgttttttgtttttttctttattaGATCTTTTATTTTTGTGGCGATTGTGTTCTCCTTTTCCAACTTTATTCACCAGATTTAATTGTTTATTTGTAGGAAATGGAAGCAGCAATTGTCGATGGTAACGGGACTGAGACGGGCCACATAATCGTGACAACTATTGGTGGTAGAAATGGCCAGCCAAAACAGGTAATATGCCATGTCTCTCACTTTGATGTTTGTTCCTGTTTGGTTCTGTTGGTTGTGGAGAAGTTTGGTGGTTCCGGCTTTCATCTTCTTGAATTGATGATTAAGACAATTGAATTGATTAGGGGTAGACACATGCTCTTATTACAGGTCAAATTGTAAATTGCATAATTTCAAATGGTCTTTATGGAGTAGTTGCTTTTCTTATTCATGTTCTTTTCTGTGGTGGAAATGATTGCAGACTATTAGTTACATGGCTGAACGTGTTGTTGGACAAGGATCATTTGGAGTGGTGTTTCAGGTAttactttattttcttcattacaCGGGTCATCATTCATGTATGCCTATCAAAATACGCTTCCTACACCCATGCGAGAGCTATAATGTGCAGAATTATGTGATTCTCTGATTTGGTTACTCAGGCAAAATGCTTAGAGACTGGTGAAACTGTTGCCATAAAGAAGGTTCTTCAAGACAAGAGATATAAGAACAGGGAGTTGCAGACCATGCGTCTTCTTGACCACCCTAATGTTGTCTCTCTTAAACACTGCTTCTTTTCGACAACTGACAAGGATGAACTATATCTTAACTTGGTACTTGAGTATGTCCCTGAAACTGTTCACCGTGTTATCAAACACTACAATAAGCTGAACCAAAGGATGCCATTGATACTTGTGAAGCTTTATACATATCAGGTAGTGTACTCTTTTTTGTGAGTTGTCTCCTTGTGAGGAACGCCAAATATGAGATCTCAGCAAATTCCGTTGTACAAGAGAttgtttttccttttgttttataAAAAAGGGCATGTTCGGGAAGACAGTATTGGTAAATTGCTCCAATATTTTTCTAGTCTTTTGCTTGTTTTGAGGGATGGGCTAAACTTAAAAAAGTTCATCCAACCGCGGTAATTTTAATGAGCAACTATTTTTACACAGTTACCTTGTTGTTTATGTACTTGATAGCTCTTGATTTTCTTGAGGGGGTTGTATTTTGTAATATAGCTGAATTACGAGATGCTGTTTCCGTGTGGCAGATTTTCAGGGCGCTGTCTTACATACACCGCACTATTGGAGTGTGTCACAGGGACATCAAACCTCAGAATCTTTTGGTATACCCATCTATCCCATTCTCTTTTTTGCTTATTTCCCTTTAGCTTTTGGTTAAAAATTGTTGTTGCCCGTAACCCTTTggctgcaacaacaacaacaacaactaccaccCATTGTAATCCCataagtggggtctgaggagggtaggatgtacgcaACCTACCCCTACCCTAGTTCGTAACCCTTTTGCTGCaattataatatttattattgtgaatataatatatattattattgtgaATATCTAATACAAGGGTATGGCGTAGTGGTCGATGAAGTGGGctagaaccatgaggtctcaggttcaattCCCCGTGGAGAcaaaaaacactaggtgatttctttccatctatccaagccttggtggatagagttatctggtacctgttgctggtgggaggtagcagatATCTCATGGAATTAGCTAAGTTGCTCGAACTCGGGTGCGGGCATCCGATACGGGCACGGATCCGAGTGTCGGATTCGGCaaaatctaaattttaagattcgggggTGCGGATCCAAGTATGGATACGGGTGTGGGGATTCAGCTAAAGaaattcaaaattaaaaaaaaatagagctACGAAGAGAAAAAGAAAGCCATTCAAGGCCTTCCACCAACTCTCCATCTATATCGCTGCTACTGTCTACCGGAAGTCCGAACTCAGAACACGACTCCTTGAATTCTTGGTTTTTCTGAAACACAAAGCAGCAAATATGAGACAAAAGTACTACAATATTGAAGGTATGCCATTTCCCATGTCTTAAATCTgctttatttttaattttgagaaatcaaaatctcaatttccccccaaatttgtCGATGGACTTAAAGTATCCGAAGTTAGTTGACCAAATCTAGGACGTATCCCGCTCCCGCACCCGCTCCCGTGTCGAGACGGGTGCGGCACCAAAAACGAAGAGTCCGTGCAACTTATGGAATTAGTTAAG contains:
- the LOC104119406 gene encoding shaggy-related protein kinase NtK-1-like — protein: MASVGLAPTSGLRESSGHNAGVDRLPEEMNDMRIRDDKEMEAAIVDGNGTETGHIIVTTIGGRNGQPKQTISYMAERVVGQGSFGVVFQAKCLETGETVAIKKVLQDKRYKNRELQTMRLLDHPNVVSLKHCFFSTTDKDELYLNLVLEYVPETVHRVIKHYNKLNQRMPLILVKLYTYQIFRALSYIHRTIGVCHRDIKPQNLLVNPHTHQVKLCDFGSAKVLVKGEPNISYICSRYYRAPELIFGATEYTTAIDIWSAGCVLAELLLGQPLFPGESGVDQLVEIIKVLGTPTREEIKCMNPNYNEFKFPQIKAHPWHKIFHKRMPPEAVDLVSRLLQYSPNLRCAALDALTHPFFDELRDPNTRLPNGRFLPPLFNFKAHELKNVHAETLVKLVPEHARKQCPSLGL